A genomic window from Harpia harpyja isolate bHarHar1 unplaced genomic scaffold, bHarHar1 primary haplotype scaffold_39, whole genome shotgun sequence includes:
- the LOC128138360 gene encoding olfactory receptor 14C36-like: MDALDSLAKLVVVWFRLRKRDVSGNFSLPFPPWTVPCVQRTHVPNSSSMTVFLLLEFADTRDLQLLHFWLFLGIYLTALLGNGLIITTVACDHRLHTPMYFFLLNLALLDLGTISTTVPKSMANSLWDTRAISHPGCAAQVFLFTFLMSAELYLLTVMAYDRYVAICKPLHYGTLLGSRACVHMAAAAWGSGFLYAVLHTANTFSLPLCQGNSVDQFFCEIPQILKLSCSDAYLREVGVLVVSVFVHFYCFVFIVLSYVQIFRSVLRIPSEQGRHKAFSMCLPHLSVVSLFISSGMFAYLKPPSISSPSLDLVLAVLYSVVPPAVNPLIYSMRNQDLRDGIRKLITWTSI; this comes from the coding sequence AGATGTTTCTGGTAACTTctcactgccttttcctccttggacagTCCCCTGTGTCCAGAGGACGCATGTGCCCAACAGCAGTTCCATGACTGTGTTCCTCCTCCTGGaatttgcagacacgcgggacctgcagctcttgcacttctggctcttcctgggcatttACCTGACTGCCCTCCTGGgaaacggcctcatcatcaccactgtagcctgtgaccaccgcctccacacccccatgtacttcttcctcctcaacctcgccctcctcgacctgggcaccatctccaccactgtccccaaatccatggccaattccctctgggacaccagggccatttcccacccaggatgtgctgctcaGGTCTTTCTGTTTACCTTTCTGATGTCAGCAGAATTGTATCTCCTTACCGtgatggcctatgaccgctatgttgccatctgcaaacccctgcactacgggaccctcctgggcagcagagcttgtgtccacatggcagcagctgcctggggcagtgggttcctctatgctgtgctgcacactgccaatacattttcactacccctctgccaaggcaattctgtggaccagttcttctgtgaaattccccagatcctcaagctctcctgctcggatgcctacctcagggaagttggggtacttgtggttagtgtctttgtgcacttctattgttttgttttcattgtgctatcctatgtgcagatcttcaggagTGTACTGAGGATTCCCTCTGAGCAaggacggcacaaagccttttcgaTGTGCCTTCCTCATCTGTCTGTGGTCTCCCTGTTTATCAGCAGCGgaatgtttgcctacctgaagcccccctccatctcctccccatccctggatctggtgctggcagttctgtactccgtggtgcctccagctgtgaaccccctcatctacagcatgaggaatcAGGACCTCAGGGATGGCATTAGAAAACTGATTACATGGACTTCTATTTAG